One stretch of Psilocybe cubensis strain MGC-MH-2018 chromosome 6, whole genome shotgun sequence DNA includes these proteins:
- a CDS encoding Putative dihydroxy-acid dehydratase, mitochondrial: MPNPARFVRAFSTAAPCRHSMPIMNRYSRLVTQPKDQGASQAMLYATDGIASDEDFNKAMVGVASVWYEGNPCNKHLLGLGQEIKASLAQSNLIGYQFGTVGVSDGISMGTKGMSYSLQSRDLIADQVETAAGGHHLDGMVVVPGCDKNMPGVLIALGRLNRPGLMVYGGTIRAGSCEGAPQLDIVSAFQSYGKYLQDGKTPAAETERYNTVRHACPGPGACGGMYTANTMASAIEALGMTLPGSSSFPAESKEKHDECASVGPVMYNLIAKNILPRQIMTRSAFENAMVLTMVLGGSTNAVLHLIAMAHSVGIKLSIDDFQNVSDRVPFLADIKPSGKYVMEDVYKLGGIPKILAFLLKNKMIDGNNMTVTGKTLGENLEEWTYKHGELDSTQDVIRPLDNPMKATGHIRILKGNLAPGGAVAKITGKEGLGFVGKARTFDTEDDFVKAVESGSIKKGEKTVVILRYLGPQGGPGMPEMLKPTSLIMGAGLGLDVACLTDGRFSGGSHGFCIGHVVPEAQVGGPIALVQDGDIIAVDAVKNTLELRVSEEELARRRKEWKAPPLKVSQGTLYKYTKVVTDASHGCVTDA, translated from the exons ATGCCCAACCCTGCCCGCTTCGTCCGCGCCTTTTCCACAGCTGCGCCATGCAGGCACTCGATGCCCATCATGAACAGATACAGCAGGCTTGTCACTCAGCCCAAGGATCAGGGCGCCAGTCAG GCCATGCTCTATGCAACAGACGGCATCGCGTCCGACGAAGACTTTAACAAAGCCATGGTCGGCGTAGCCAGTGTCTG GTACGAAGGAAACCC ATGCAACAAACACCTTTTGGGTCTGGGCCAAGAGATTAAAGCTTCCCTTGCCCAGTCCAACTTGATTGGATACCAATTTGGCACCGTCGGTGTCAGCGATGGCATTAGCATGGGCACCAAGGGAATGTCCTACTCCCTCCAGTCCCGAGACCTCATCGCAGATCAGGTAGAAACAGCCGCAGGTGGCCATCATCTAGACGGCATGGTCGTAGTTCCTGGCTGCGACAAGAATATGCCAGGTGTCCTCATTGCCC TGGGCCGACTCAACCGTCCCGGTCTGATGGTCTATGGTGGTACTATTCGCGCAGGCTCGTGCGAAGGTGCGCCACAGCTCGACATCGTGTCTGCTTTCCAATCATACGGCAAGTATCTCCAGGACGGCAAGACTCCTGCAGCCGAAACTGAGCGCTACAATACTGTCCGACACGCCTGTCCCGGGCCTGGCGCGTGTGGAGGT ATGTACACTGCCAATACGATGGCCTCTGCAATCGAGGCTTTGGGCATGACTCTACCGGGGTCCTCCTCTTTCCCTGCTGAATCAAAGGAGAAGCACGATGAATGTGCCTCTGTGGGACCCGTCATGTATAACCTCATCGCCAAAAACATTCTTCCAAGGCAGATCATGACCCGTTCCGCATTCGAGAACGCAATG GTTTTGACTATGGTCCTCGGAGGTTCTACTAACGCGGTTCTCCATCTTATCGCAATGGCTCACTCGGTCGGTATTAAACTGAGCATCGACGACTTCCAGAACGTGTCAGACCGTGTTCCCTTCCTAGCGGACATCAAGCCTAGCGGCAAGTATGTCATGGAGGATGTGTACAAACTCGGTGGTATTCCAA AGATCCTTGCGTTCCTGTTAAAGAACAAGATGATTGACGGCAACAACATGACTGTGACTGGAAAGACTCTGGGTGAGAACTTGGAAGAGTGGACTTACAAACACGGAGAACTCGATAGCACCCAAGACGTCATTCGACCTCTGGACAACCCCATGAAGGCTACCGGACACATCAG GATCTTGAAAGGCAACCTTGCACCAGGTGGCGCAGTGGCCAAGATCACGGGCAAGGAAGGATTGGGCTTTGTTGGCAAAGCCCGCACATTTGACACGGAAGATGATTTTGTCAAAGCCGTCGAGTCCGGCTCAatcaaaaaaggagaaaagacTGTGGTCATTCTCAGGTATCTGGGCCCCCAGGGTGGACCAG GTATGCCTGAGATGCTCAAGCCCACGAGTCTGATAATGGGCGCCGGTCTCGGTCTCGACGTTGCATGTCTCACGGATGGACGATTCTCTGgagg ATCGCACGGGTTCTGTATCGGCCATGTTGTACCGGAGGCGCAGGTAGGAGGGCCTATCGCGCTCGTGCAGGACGGGGATATCATCGCTGTCGACGCCGTCAAAAACACGCTCGAACTCCGCGTCTCGGAAGAAGAGCTGGCGAGGCGCAGGAAGGAGTGGAAGGCGCCTCCGCTCAAAGTCAGCCAGGGCACCCTGTACAAATACACCAAGGTGGTTACCGACGCCAGCCACGGGTGTGTGACAGATGcgtaa
- a CDS encoding Serine/threonine-protein kinase rio1, which translates to MTSLTPPIVPGQFDDAEEGNEPTNREGQAYIDTYDPATEAHVLDWPDTEDEDEIDDEDDEYYDNRVEDEDWENAERDFTKQYNRLRQHTAVRTGNAQGVSSAFNRSEAVALLPPVNHPKTSTVSSSNLSSKVAGGTAKDRTNDQLAALAKYNSRLAKIDVPYVMGVGVNRKGPSAHANLKDKSDRATNEQVLDPRTRLILFKMIGRGLIDEVNGCVSTGKEANVYHALTPEKTHLALKIYKTSILVFKDRDKYVTGEFRFRKGYSRNPRKMVRMWAEKEMRNLKRLVAAGIRAPDPVEVRENVLVMTFVGDKDGWASPRMKDASLPPENVGQLYEELVLVVRRMFHVCKLVHADLSEYNIMYHEGHLWIIDVSQSVEHDHPSAFDFLRNDIKNVEDFFGRLGVTCLGLRRCFEFVTKEKLTEEEGVSDEEVLKKLLAERAEDQDAETEDRAGEDGESGFNDVSTSQKTKSEDTAHEDAVFLQSFIPRTLNEVYDPERDVEKYKRGDGLIYADTIGLVSSSDKKEEISGGGIGSNSKPKAPKTSVNDSDAAPISSVRFDAGEGQDVKNQDTVDESSSEDEDDEDEDEDGGENGEKVFVEKKPRGHRHEDKEAKKERKKQVKAEAKEKRKHKMPKAEKKRIVRKTKS; encoded by the exons ATGACATCCCTAACTCCTCCTATCGTCCCTGGTCAATttgatgatgctgaagaAGGAAACGAACCGACAAATCGAGAGGGCCAGGCCTATATCGATACCTATGATCCTGCAACAGAAGCCCATGTTTTGGATTGGCCAGATAcagaggacgaagatgaaatcgacgacgaggacgatgaataTTACGATAACAGGGTAGAGGACGAGGATTGGGAAAACGCAGAACGGG ATTTTACAAAACAGTATAATCGTCTACGCCAACACACAGCTGTGCGCACAGGCAATGCCCAAGGTGTCTCCTCTGCTTTCAACAGGTCTGAAGCTGTTGCTTTACTACCTCCTGTCAACCATCCCAAGACATCTACTGTATCTTCCTCTAACCTATCCTCAAAGGTGGCTGGTGGCACTGCGAAGGACCGTACCAACGATCAATTAGCCGCGCTCGCCAAATACAACTCGCGCCTTGCTAAAATCGATGTCCCATATGTGATGGGTGTGGGAGTGAATAGAAAAGGACCCAGTGCTCATGCTAACCTTAAGGACAAGAGCGATCGCGCTACGAATGAGCAGGTTCTCGATCCTCGTACACGTCTGATCTTATTCAAGATGATTGGGAGAGGATTAATCGATGAAGTAAATGGTTGTGTTAGTACCGGAAAAGAG GCCAATGTTTATCACGCCTTGACACCCGAAAAGACACATTTAGCGCTCAAGATTTATAAAACATCAATTTTGGTCTTTAAAGACCGTGACAAATATGTCACTGGCGAATTCCGTTTTCGCAAGGGATACAGTCGCAATCCTCGTAAAATGGTGCGGATGTGGGCCGAAAAAGAAATGCGTAATCTAAAGCGGCTGGTGGCCGCTGGTATTCGTGCTCCTGACCCAGTCGAAGTTCGTGAAAACGTCTTAGTGATGACCTTTGTGGGCGATAAAGATGGCTG GGCATCACCACGTATGAAAGACGCCTCCCTCCCCCCAGAAAACGTAGGACAGCTATACGAGGAACTCGTGCTCGTTGTGCGCCGTATGTTCCACGTTTGCAAACTTGTTCATGCCGATCTTTCAGAATACAACATCATGTATCACGAAGGACATCTCTGGATCATCGATGTTTCTCAAAGTGTAGAACATGACCATCCATCCGCCTTTGATTTCTTGCGTAACGATATCAAGAATGTCGAGGATTTCTTCGGAAGACTAGGCGTGACATGCCTCGGTCTGAGGAGATGTTTCGAATTTGTTACCAAGGAGAAATTGACGGAAGAAGAGGGCGTCagcgatgaagaggtttTGAAAAAATTGCTGGCTGAAAGGGCGGAGGACCAAGACGCAGAAACCGAGGACCGTGCTGGAGAAGACGGTGAATCAGGCTTTAATGACGTTTCAACATCTCAAAAAACCAAATCGGAAGACACTGCGCATGAAGACGCTGTGTTCTTACAATCGTTCATCCCGCGAACGCTGAACGAGGTATACGACCCTGAACGTGACGTCGAAAAGTATAAAAGGGGAGATGGCCTGATATATGCTGACACAATCGGTCTGGTATCATCCTCGgacaagaaagaagaaatctCCGGTGGGGGGATTGGCAGTAACAGTAAACCTAAGGCACCCAAGACATCTGTCAACGATTCTGATGCGGCTCCGATATCTTCAGTTAGATTTGATGCCGGTGAGGGTCAAGACGTCAAGAACCAAGATACAGTGGACGAAAGTAGCAgtgaggacgaagacgatgaagacgaggatgaagacggaGGAGAAAATGGTGAAAAGGTGTTTGTGGAAAAGAAACCTCGAGGTCACAGACATGAGGACAAAGAGGCCAAAAAG GAGCGTAAAAAGCAAGTGAAGGCCGAAGCTAAAGAGAAGCGAAAGCACAAAATGCCAAAGGCAGAAAAAAAGCGCATCGTACGCAAGACGAAGAGCTGA
- a CDS encoding MutS protein-like protein 5 (MutS protein homolog 5), whose amino-acid sequence MVYKRGRTHRKVPDSLHDNSDDYSCQSTSPSARSLRKKVRWEGRPAATTTTTNEDSEPSSEEEPQTNEKVVYSTVNAVLEQVNPDLVLTSSHADDDFIDMLNRHMESADGTFQIRPFKEFLAAKGRDRLLSLNLFNHYTPGGDDLPPSSDIDSHSSSRPTNAYDFMTSRRAVTGDPAARRWSASVRLANFTSVEFSPLCMASIGALLDHIVRQKALSDCDDEGIGGLDIRNIETLAIEKSMQINADALLSLQVFETESHASVHSEKTKEGLSLFSILNGTKTTAGRALLRGWLLRPSLSPSEISSRHDAVECFVRPENVAVANVMHKHLKGIKNMPRIMSLMKDGKARLMDWQGLVKFTFSVTMLRDSLSELYSPDHVEIIKKLVAALDIPTFKEIGIKINEIIDWEESANHDRVCVRPHIDEDLDNRKFTYHGIDSVLSSVAEQISQTIPADYTTSLNVVYFPQLGYLICVPMLEEWRGEAGIQPLEGWTFQELLEEVLVIFEAMTKACDVCAELDCLLSFGEASRLFDYRRPEIIEDNLVEIIQGRHPLQERVVDTFVANDAHLIGGAGIGANPNYPEDGRQWNSVLLCTGANACGKVGCFVPAESARLGIADKIFTRVATRESVSKVQSAFMIDLAQVSFALRNCTSRSLILLDEFGKGTLSTDGAGLFCGVLRHLLNRGSECPKVLVATHFHDVFNEELLNPERVPVSFRHMQVMFTSGTGMISEAHSLGHSPSTSSSAPAPSFTTFGDGKDPVPVRPSEKITYLYRVAEGLSLDSHAAKCAHIFGIPSRIVERAQYVTNLLTTHKLSLLLDEQMSSDERADLEDAEAICRRFLKWDLKSAEEYGDGEVKARLGKVLGRDTDANDPQN is encoded by the exons ATGGTGTATAAACGGGGACGAACCCACCGCAAGGTCCCAGATTCGCTACATGACAATTCTGACGACTACTCGTGTCAATCGACAAGCCCCTCTGCACGGTCTCTAAGGAAAAAGGTCAGGTGGGAAGGAAGGCCCGCTGCTACGACTACTACAACAAATGAAGATAGTGAGCCAAGCTCTGAAGAAGAGCCGCAAACAAATGAAAAGGT GGTCTATTCAACTGTGAATGCAGTGCTCGAGCAAGTCAACCCTGACCTTGTGTTGACCAGCTCCCATGCAGACGATGACTTTATCGACATGCTTAATAGACACA TGGAATCAGCAGATGGGACATTCCAGATACGTCCGTTCAAAGAATTTCTTGCAGCCAAAGGACGCGACAGGTTGCTTAGCCTCAACCTATTCAATCACTATACTCCAGGGGGGGATGATTTACCTCCCTCCTCAGATATAGATTCTCACTCATCCTCACGTCCAACCAACGCCTATGACTTCATGACATCCAGGCGTGCAGTTACAGGAGATCCTGCAGCAAGAAGATGGAGCGCCTCCGTGAGACTAGCAAATTTTACATCTGTCGAATTTTCCCCTCTTTGT ATGGCATCAATTGGCGCGCTACTCGATCACATTGTCAGGCAAAAGGCTCTCAGTGATTGCGATGATGAGGGTATCGGAGGTTTAGATATCAGAAATATCGAAACATTGGCTAT TGAGAAATCGATGCAAATTAATGCAGATGCTTTGTT ATCCCTTCAGGTATTTGAAACTGAAAGTCATGCTTCTGTGCATTCCGAGAAAACCAAGGAAGGCCTCTCTCTATTTA GTATCTTGAACGGCACGAAAACTACTGCTGGACGAGCACTACTACGAGGCTGGCTGCTTCGTCCATCCCTATCACCTTCAGAAATATCTTCTCGTCACGATGCCGTGGAATGCTTTGTGCGACCTGAAAATGTAGCAGTAGCGAACGTCATGCACAAGCACCTTAAAGGCATCAAAAATATGCCTCGTATCATGTCTCTGATGAAAGATGGCAAAGCCCGCCTAATGGATTGGCAAGGGCTCGTAAAG TTTACGTTTAGTGTCACCATGCTACGTGATTCCTTGTCGGAGCTTTATAGCCCAGATCATGTCGAGATCATAAAGAAG CTTGTCGCCGCTTTAGACATACCAACATTTAAGGAAATCGGCATCAAAATTAACGAAATC ATCGACTGGGAAGAATCGGCCAACCACGACAGGGTGTGTGTTAGACCTCATATCGACGAGGACCTAGACAACCGCAAATTTACTTATCACGGAATCGATTCCGTCTTG TCGAGCGTCGCTGAACAAATATCTCAAACTATCCCTGCCGACTATACAACGTCCTTGAACGTGGTCTACTTTCCTCAGTTAG GATATTTAATATGTGTTCCTATGTTGGAAGAAtggagaggagaggcagGCATTCAACCCCTAGAAGGTTGGACATTCCAG GAACTTTTAGAAGAGGTTCTCGTTATCTTTGAAGCCATGACGAAGGCGTGTGATGTATGTGCTGAGCTCGACTGTCTTTTGTCTTTCGGAGAAGCTTCTAGACTTTTTGACTATCGACGGCCTGAAATCATTGAAGATAACCTGGTGGAAATTATTCAAGGAAG ACATCCACTCCAGGAACGGGTGGTTGACACATTCGTCGCAAACGATGCTCATCTCATTGGAGGGGCTGGAATCGGGGCAAACCCCAATTATCCGGAAGATGGCAGGCAGTGGAACAGCGTATTGCTTTGCACAGGTGCCAATGCATGTGGGAAA GTCGGTTG CTTCGTGCCAGCGGAATCCGCCAGGCTGGGGATTGCTGATAAGA TTTTTACACGCGTTGCCACGCGAGAATCGGTCTCAAAA GTCCAATCGGCGTTCATGATTGATCTGGCTCAGGTTTCTTTTGCACTTCGTAACTGCACTTCTCGATCTTTGATTTTGCTGGATGAATTTGGGAAAGGCACACTTTCTACAG ATGGCGCAGGGCTATTCTGTGGTGTGCTTCGACATCTTCTCAACAGAGGTTCGGAATGTCCAAAGGTCCTAGTTGCCACCCACTTTCATGATGTGTTCAATGAAGAACTCCTCAATCCTGAACGCGTACCAGTGTCATTCCGCCATATGCAGGTCATGTTTACTTCGGGCACAGGGATGATTTCGGAAGCCCATTCTCTTGGACACTCTCCTTCTACATCCAGTTCTGCTCCTGCACCTTCATTCACAACCTTTGGCGATGGGAAAGACCCTGTTCCCGTTCGACCATCTGAGAAGATTACTTATCTATATAG AGTTGCAGAGGGACTTTCTCTGGATTCTCATGCCGCAAAATGCGCCCATATATTCGGAATACCTTCACGCATAGTGGAGCGAGCGCAATATGTTAC GAACCTTCTCACGACCCACAAACTAAGCTTGCTTTTGGATGAGCAAATGTCTAGTGACGAACGTGCTGATTTGGAAGATGCAGAGGCCATATGCCGCCGATTCCTCAAATGGGATTTGAAGTCGGCGGAAGAGTATGGGGATGGAGAAGTCAAAGCGAGGCTCGGGAAGGTTTTGGGTAGGGATACTGATGCAAATGATCCGCAGAACTGA
- a CDS encoding Serine/threonine protein kinase, AGC, producing MYQAHFDVSRNSEISLQCYIRAEEPKCGGDGLADDLGNDIFLGGLKFVPNFDEMGNHDQWYNFVGGAGKIQIGVQYQPRYGQSVTMDDFELMTVIGKGSFGKVLQVRKRDTSRIYALKTIRKAHIVDRNEITHTLAERLVLAQVDSPFIVPLKFSFQSEQKLYLVLAFVNGGELFHHLQREHRFDEQRARFYSAELLLALEHLHELDVVYRDLKPENILLDYTGHIALCDFGLCKLNMKDNEKTNTFCGTPEYLAPEILCGNGYDKSIDWWTLGVLLYEMLAGLPPFYDEETEKMYEKILNDPLIFGEEFSPEARSILTGLLNRNPAQRLGVKGAEEIKKHPFFHKHIDFKLLAAKKIQPPFKPSVASPVDVSNFDVVFTEEAPVDSFVEDSKLSQTVQAQFDGFSYNGGTHLASP from the exons ATGTACCAGGCACATTT TGACGTGTCTCGCAACTCAGAAATATCGCTTCAATGTTACATTCGTGCAGAGGAGCCCAAGTGCGGAGGAGATGGCCTTGCTGACGACCTTGGCAACGACATCTTTCTCGGTGGACTCAAATTTGTCCCTAATTTTGATGAAATGGGCAATCACGACCAGTGGTATAATTTCGTTGGTGGTGCTGGGAAGATTCAAATCGGTGTCCAGTACCAACCTCGTTATGGACAATCTGTGACTATGGATGATTTCGAGTTGATGACAGTCATTGGGAAGGGCAGTTTCGGCAAA GTTCTACAAGTTCGCAAACGAGATACGTCTCGTATTTATGCATTGAAGACTATCCGAAAAGCCCATATCGTAGACAGAAATGAGATTACACACACACTAGCGGAACGTTTGGTGCTTGCACAAGTCGACAGTCCTTTCATTGTTCCCTTAAAATTCAGTTTCCAGTCAGAACAGAAGCTGTATCTAGTCCTTGC TTTTGTCAATGGTGGAGAGTTATTCCACCATTTGCAACGAGAGCATAGATTCGACGAGCAGCGTGCACG ATTCTACAGTGCTGAATTGCTCCTTGCTCTAGAACATCTTCACGAGCTGGACGTGGTCTATCG TGATTTGAAACCAGAGAATATTCTTCTTGACTATACAGGACACATCGCTCTCTGCGATTTCGGTCTGTGTAAACTTAACATGAAGGATAACGAAAAAACCAATACTTTCTGTGGAACCCCTGAATACTTGGCACCAGAAATTCTCTGTGGAAATGGATACG ATAAATCCATCGATTGGTGGACACTTGGGGTTCTCCTGTACGAGATGCTTGCGGGTCTTCCACCTTTCTATGATG AGGAAACCGAGAAAATGTACGAGAAGATTCTGAATGATCCTCTCATTTTCGGCGAAGAGTTCAGCCCAGAAGCTCGCAGCATTCTTACAGGGCTTCTTAACCGTAATCCAGCTCAACGGCTTGGAGTCAAAGGAGCcgaagaaatcaaaaaacaTCCTTTCTTCCATAAACATATAGATTTCAAGCTTCTTGCTGCTAAGAAGATCCAACCACCCTTCAAACCTAGTGTCGCTAGCCCTGTA GATGTTTCCAATTTTGACGTGGTTTTCACGGAGGAAGCGCCAGTGGACAGCTTTGTTGAAGATTCTAAATTATCTCAGACTGTTCAGGCTCAATTCGATG GCTTCTCCTACAATGGAGGAACCCACCTCGCCTCACCTTAA
- a CDS encoding Serine/threonine-protein kinase YPK1, which translates to MSWLRSKKASVNNLKADESARSKTPTPSNPDGKPQKRTFRSGLLTIRVMGAEGISMPPGVALPASVQSALSSQQAKVAASVSPSSVNQQRLASRSRGSR; encoded by the coding sequence ATGTCTTGGCTCAGAAGCAAGAAAGCGTCCGTCAACAACCTCAAGGCAGACGAGTCAGCCAGGTCCAAAACCCCTACCCCTAGCAATCCAGATGGGAAACCGCAAAAGCGTACTTTTCGATCTGGCCTTCTCACCATCCGTGTGATGGGTGCTGAAGGCATCAGCATGCCACCAGGAGTTGCTCTTCCAGCGTCAGTCCAGTCAGCGCTGTCCTCTCAGCAGGCCAAGGTCGCTGCCTCCGTATCTCCATCCTCTGTCAATCAACAGCGCCTCGCTAGCAGGTCCAGAGGTAGCAGGTAA